Proteins from one Xiphophorus hellerii strain 12219 chromosome 8, Xiphophorus_hellerii-4.1, whole genome shotgun sequence genomic window:
- the thap1 gene encoding THAP domain-containing protein 1 isoform X1 — MVQTCSAYGCKNRYHKDKDISFHKFPLARPDVCRKWVAAMRRSNFKPTKYSNICSQHFSQDCFKRECNNRVLKDNAVPSLFGFGLSMKSESLENPFSSEIDFPLSLPVTSDPTPAEEAGGGPADGRSDPAAVSGDHNYTAEDSAQQKRRMEQLEEQLELLRRKLKTAQQKVRRQQRQLKRLRAGRGARAGRGPPAARYVVVPKHLYHTLKGVQ, encoded by the exons ATGGTCCAGACGTGCTCAGCGTACGGCTGTAAGAACCGGTACCACAAAGACAAGGACATCTCATTCCACAA GTTTCCTCTGGCGCGGCCGGACGTCTGCAGGAAGTGGGTGGCGGCGATGAGGAGGAGCAACTTCAAGCCCACCAAGTACAGCAACATTTGCTCCCAGCACTTCAGCCAGGACTGCTTCAAGAGGGAATGCAACAACCGGGTCCTGAAGGACAACGCCGTGCCCTCACTGTTCGGCTTCGGCCTCAgcatgaag tCAGAATCTCTAGAGAACCCGTTCTCCTCAGAGATCGACTTCCCGCTCTCCCTGccggtgacctctgaccctacGCCGGCGGAGGAGGCCGGCGGCGGCCCGGCGGACGGCCGCAGCGACCCGGCGGCGGTGAGCGGCGACCATAACTACACGGCGGAGGACTCAGCGCAGCAGAAGCGGCGCatggagcagctggaggagcagctggagctgctgcggCGCAAACTGAAGACGGCGCAGCAGAAAGTCCGCCGGCAGCAGCGGCAGCTCAAGAGGCTGAGGGCGGGGCGGGGGGCGCGGGCCGGGCGTGGGCCGCCCGCCGCCCGCTACGTGGTCGTACCCAAACACCTCTACCACACCCTGAAGGGGGTCCaatga
- the thap1 gene encoding THAP domain-containing protein 1 isoform X2: MVSSGAAGRLQEVGGGDEEEQLQAHQVQQHLLPALQPGLLQEGMQQPGPEGQRRALTVRLRPQHEESLENPFSSEIDFPLSLPVTSDPTPAEEAGGGPADGRSDPAAVSGDHNYTAEDSAQQKRRMEQLEEQLELLRRKLKTAQQKVRRQQRQLKRLRAGRGARAGRGPPAARYVVVPKHLYHTLKGVQ; the protein is encoded by the exons ATG GTTTCCTCTGGCGCGGCCGGACGTCTGCAGGAAGTGGGTGGCGGCGATGAGGAGGAGCAACTTCAAGCCCACCAAGTACAGCAACATTTGCTCCCAGCACTTCAGCCAGGACTGCTTCAAGAGGGAATGCAACAACCGGGTCCTGAAGGACAACGCCGTGCCCTCACTGTTCGGCTTCGGCCTCAgcatgaag AATCTCTAGAGAACCCGTTCTCCTCAGAGATCGACTTCCCGCTCTCCCTGccggtgacctctgaccctacGCCGGCGGAGGAGGCCGGCGGCGGCCCGGCGGACGGCCGCAGCGACCCGGCGGCGGTGAGCGGCGACCATAACTACACGGCGGAGGACTCAGCGCAGCAGAAGCGGCGCatggagcagctggaggagcagctggagctgctgcggCGCAAACTGAAGACGGCGCAGCAGAAAGTCCGCCGGCAGCAGCGGCAGCTCAAGAGGCTGAGGGCGGGGCGGGGGGCGCGGGCCGGGCGTGGGCCGCCCGCCGCCCGCTACGTGGTCGTACCCAAACACCTCTACCACACCCTGAAGGGGGTCCaatga
- the thap1 gene encoding THAP domain-containing protein 1 isoform X3 — MRRSNFKPTKYSNICSQHFSQDCFKRECNNRVLKDNAVPSLFGFGLSMKSESLENPFSSEIDFPLSLPVTSDPTPAEEAGGGPADGRSDPAAVSGDHNYTAEDSAQQKRRMEQLEEQLELLRRKLKTAQQKVRRQQRQLKRLRAGRGARAGRGPPAARYVVVPKHLYHTLKGVQ; from the exons ATGAGGAGGAGCAACTTCAAGCCCACCAAGTACAGCAACATTTGCTCCCAGCACTTCAGCCAGGACTGCTTCAAGAGGGAATGCAACAACCGGGTCCTGAAGGACAACGCCGTGCCCTCACTGTTCGGCTTCGGCCTCAgcatgaag tCAGAATCTCTAGAGAACCCGTTCTCCTCAGAGATCGACTTCCCGCTCTCCCTGccggtgacctctgaccctacGCCGGCGGAGGAGGCCGGCGGCGGCCCGGCGGACGGCCGCAGCGACCCGGCGGCGGTGAGCGGCGACCATAACTACACGGCGGAGGACTCAGCGCAGCAGAAGCGGCGCatggagcagctggaggagcagctggagctgctgcggCGCAAACTGAAGACGGCGCAGCAGAAAGTCCGCCGGCAGCAGCGGCAGCTCAAGAGGCTGAGGGCGGGGCGGGGGGCGCGGGCCGGGCGTGGGCCGCCCGCCGCCCGCTACGTGGTCGTACCCAAACACCTCTACCACACCCTGAAGGGGGTCCaatga